agttattgctttctttattcaaaatgattttgtttttcatgaatatataatTGACCTAATGTAATATACCTATAAATAACATGAACAAAACCAACTTAAGTACATtctgtattaaaacaaatacctgGAGAGGGCGCCAACGGCCTGGTGACATTTTTCTCTACAGCGTTatccattacattttcatatttggcCACGTGCAGAAACGTTTATTTTGAAAGCCTAATGCACAACACATGGCATATTTAGACATAGgttgatgtattctcctgtgttggcaaaggtttTCAATGATTTACATTATAAATCTAGTGAGATAATGCACACAGTTTTCCAGATGAAGTTAAGCAATACAAATTCAGCGTGTATACAGAGgagagtttagcccctttcacacatacagtcttcaCTGGTAAATTACCGGTAAGTTACCATTAATAGATCGTGTGTGAACAGGACCGTTTAAAAAAAACCCCGGTGAATATGTTCTGGCAACCATATGGTTCTTATGGAGATGGcatgattactctgagctgtttacaaagcttTACTGCTTTAAAATTCACTATTCTATGTAAATATGCACTAGATGGACATCTTTGACCATTGCGCCTCGCagctttttgttgtgttttccatTCATCAGGGATgtgacctgtttttatacagtctatggatgCAACTGAATACTATTATGCACGTCTTGTGTTTATAAGAGCAAAacattctgattggctagtaatgttagtttggttgagagtcAAAGCTGTTCCTCTCATACCATTGGTAGGCGAACGCATGAACGAAAAGTGTTAACAATCAACAAGATTTCAATCTTTTTTaatgtaggattatttttttCCGCAGCCAAATGCTGCATGCTGGAAATCCAGCACGGTGCCGGAGAACAGGAAGCCCTGCTAGATGCTCTGTCAAGGGCTTGATAAAACTCTTTTCTGCTGTCAAACCTCTCACAAGAGgaatcaaaaacaacataatgcctACCAGTCCCCACCACTCTGGTACTCAGCAGTTCCCATTTACTCAATGTACTGATGCAGTGCCTTTCAATATGCTCAATATTTCATAGCTCTCAATATCTGGAGAGGAAAGTAGATCTTGataagtgtatttttattatgtgttGGTGCACTTACAAAGTCAACCATGACAAAGTCGTCTTGTGGCTGCCCCCCGCTGTGGCTCGAGCTGTTCGAGTGCAGGCTGCTTTGCAAAGGAGATGAAGGAGCCGGGGATGGAGGAGGGTGCACCTGTAAACAGAGAAAAACACctctaaatcacacacacaaaaagacatgAGAAGACAGGGGACGATGCAGCGGGGTTTCttcatttgaaatgtatatttaagtatgggtgttttttgcttttaataCCATTGGGTCATTCTCCTGCAGGTCACAGGCTCTTGGAGCGAATGCAGCAAAAGGAAGATCCAAACTGGTTGTTGTCACCTGAGTTACACATCAGAATGCATTTTCACCTCCCAAAGAACATGACAGTGACTTTGCACTTATCAGTAATACTTCTTATACTATGTACTTAGTTACTAGCAAGTGTTGACTTAATAGTATTAACAAATTCAAGTTTAATATATACACTAcccttcaaaggtttggggtctttacaattaaaaaaaaaatgtagtcatAAAGAATGCACTCAGCTTAACAAATGTCAGttacaacatttaaaatgttacaaaaagatttctatttcaaacaaattctgttattttgcacttttgattcattaaaacagTTCAGAAAGAAATGTTCACAAAATTCAGGTGTGCTATGTGGCTCAACActgacaataatgataataagagGAAAGCTTTCTTGCATATTAGATTGTTGTCTGAAGCATCATGTAAAactgaagagtaatgatgctgaaaattctgttgtGAGGATAAGATACTCTTTTCAAAAACCTCACCGAACGCAAACTTCTGAATGATAACTGTATGCTTAACTGCTCAGTAGTTCATGTAGATTTTTATAAGAATGTAAGAACTATTTTAATGTACATGAagataattttttgttttctaagttattatatattattaatgtattctAACCTGAGTGGTGGGTTTGTTGACAAAAGCTCCAACTTTCCTGGTGAAGTTGGACTCTAGAGCATCAGAGGGGGACACAGTCTTCACCTCgctaccacacacacaaacatggaaTCACATTTTGCTGAAATGTCAAATGAATGATCAGCATTGAACAGTCTGATTCTTCTCACACGCTCACCTACTACAAGATGTGGGCGGTGCCGGCTGAGGGGACTGTCCAGTGGGGCATGAAGGGATACGACTATGCTCAGCTGCAGTGCCATGAGTAGGCTGAGCCGGCACCTGTGGGACTCCACCTTCTTTGCCGGGCACAACCATCTGATTAGAAAGACACGCATACTTGGTCACCTCAGGTCAGGtcaaaacaacacacacttcTGTAAACAGGTGCAAATCATTCCAAGCAGCTGTTCTACATCAGAAGGGATGAGGTGCATGAAGTTATGATAGGGAAAGTGGTGCTTTTACATGTGCATAATGCGTAAGCACTGTTGTGTGCTGTACCTGGTGAGGATGTGCAGCAGCAGTACAAGCCGTATGATGGCACAAATCCACAGTTCCCAGGGCAGGAGTCTGATATGACAGACGAGAGCTGTAcagctgagagacagagagagattcaGATCACAATAAGAGTCAAATGTCAGAACAAGAGGGCTTTTTAAGTCTGGTCCTCTATAAACCTCACTGCAGAGCAGAGAGCAAGAAGGATTAGAGTAGTTATCAGAGCAAACACACAAATGCTTCAAGTAAAACAGCAGACAGGTCAGCTCAAGGAGAAGGCAGCTGTGATTGTGGGCTTTTGTCAGAGCAGTGCTTAAATAGTTTTTGGTTGAGTGATACTGTATAACCCTATTCATTAAAAGGTTATACAAGGTTATGAAGGGTAAGCAACGGAGTGTAGGTTACTGGTGCAGGccacacacactttttattttaattaatctatCAGCTGCATGCGTGTACACacacttctctcacacacacactggactcaCTTGCTGTGAGATGCCAAGCCCCAAGAGGGGAACCTCCAGTGTGGCCATCAGAGTCGACTTAGGTGTCTTAAAATGTGCCTGACTTAATGTACATACACACTATGTgcacacagaaagaaagaaagaaagaaagaaagaaagaaagaaagaaagaaagaaagaaagaaagaaagaaagaaagaaagaaagaaagaaacacaagGGCAACAGCAATGAGAGCACTAGTACAGAAAGTGATAATGGGGAGAGAGAGAAACGGATTCTATGTTCAGATAAATGATTTTAACGCTAGTCTGAAGATTTTTGAACACTTTTGTATTAAAGGAAGTACACCAAGgccagtattattttagtattatttatatactttaaaatatataaaaattttatattttattttgccttCGTTTATTTCAGCTTTGTAAATTAGTGAATTTAGCTAACAGAAACAACACTGATCAAGACAGCAGACTAACCAaacacagcaaaaagaaaaaaaatgaaaagacaacTAAGTATAGGGAGGAAATGTACTGTACTTGTACTGTAATCATATTCATGGCTGGAGgaatataaaaactataaatcATGATTAAAAAATGAGAGCTGTTCATCGGGGAACTGCTGAAAGAGACTCGTGAATGAAAACAGCGTATCCACTGTGAGAGGTTAAAAGTTGACCTCTTAATGACTGGCTGCACTGCACCTGGACTGAAGCCTGGCTTGTACAGGGAAGGTGCTGAAGGCTTCTATTTAATGGGATAGATGGGAAGGTGATAGAGACGGCATTACCTGCGATGGTGGGGAGGTGGAAAAAGATGTGTTGCACACCTCCTGAGAGTCTTCTATTCCTGCATATGTCCCTCCCTCATCTTCTCCAGGCGCTCTAAGAGAGAAAAAAGTAAAGAGCTGGTTAGAGGCCAGGACAAGAAAGCGGAGTCATCAGTTTGAATCCCTGTTCCATCAATACTATCAAAcctgttttttttatgattattaatggTTTAATTCCAACTTATTCTGAATTCTAAAAATTGTTAGTTATGCTTTTAATAACAATACAGGTGATACTGCGGTATACACaacagtttggggttggtaagatttttaaaatgttttggaaatTAGTCAAAATATATTAGACCAAatgtacagttaaaacagtaataaagtgaaatattattaccatttaaaataactttttccatcttaatatacaaatatttatttctgtgatgatgaagctgaattttcagttgccattcctttagaaatcattctaatatgcccaTTTGGTGcctaagaaacatttcatattataattttatttttgtttagtacttactgaatattttgtatattgtggtttttttatatattctttgatgaatagaaagaacagcaattattctAAATAGAACTCTTCTGTAACGttgtaaaaatattcattttcacttttgatcaatttgtgcttttgtaaaaaaaaaaaattataataatgaaaaagtaATACACTTTCTCACCCCAAACCTCTGAATAGTAGCACAAGTATCTATGTGTTTATCTATGTGTTTACACACCTGTAACTGCAGGGATGCATGTGTGCCATATTAGTGAAGGGACGCTCCACAAAATGATCAATGATGATACCCATGATAGGGCCTGTCCTCTCAAATTGCCTGCGAGACACACAAGGACAATATACTTTACAACACAACTCCAAAACGATCCAGAATATCTGAATGCTTGAATGTGTTGCACTAGTGCTGGACAGTTTGACGAAAAATCtgtatcacagttttttttttttttaggattgtggcagttttacattttatcatGGGGTTTTGTATGTGCCTTTATATGAATCAGAATGCATGAAATGCAACCATTGGGTTTTAATCAcaatccaaacaaagatgatgcTGGAGCAGTTTTTGATCTAAATTAGATATATTAGGTATAATTTcacaatttaaagcaaaaatagaaAGGGCTGACTTTAGCTTTTTGAAAGTGTACTACATAAAACATATCTGCAAGAAACAAAAATAGCAAATGGGCTGCATGGGAATGCAAATtctctctctgacagcaggtggcgctaaggGGTAGCAGCAGTTTAGCGGTTCCCTGGTTACTACTGTTAACAAAGCAGAGCTGCCTTTATGAAACTATTTTAATATCCATTAAATGGAGGCAGGACGAAaagaaaaataccatctaaacttttctgaagaaTGAGGCTCATGTcagaaatacattcatataaCCCCCCACTCCCAATTCAGTATTGATGATTATCTTCCAATATTTCATTCATCGTGAACAGTGAGCTTGCTCTGCCTGCTACAGCATTTTCTCCTCTTTACAGTGTGACACCTGCCAGGTATGAGAATAatcatcattattcttttgtttttattcagccATTATTCTGGCATTACATGGATTACCCAGTATACATTTACCCTACATTTACCCACCAAGTGGAAGTTCGTCATAAGAGGGAGGGCGTGTTATGAACGCATAATATGATCATAGTCCCTTTGATATGACTGACGTTATGAGCAGCGAAGAAGCTTCCTCCGAGTCAGAACAGCGATCGTGGAAgagaaaacacagacagacagcacTGGAAGCAGGATCTAGGCTAGAAGAGATACAGCTGCGGCTACTGGGAACACACTGTACAACAATAATTActgtttttgtattattgtaaggggtaggttcagggttggtgtaggtgtacagtcgtggccaaaagttttgagaattacataaatattagttttcaaaaagtttgctgctaaactgcttttagatctttgtttcagttgtttctgtgatgtactgaaatataaaattacaagcacttcatacgtttcaaaggcttttatcgacaattacatgacatttatgcacagagtcagtatttgcagtgttggcccttctttttcaggacctctgcaattcgactgggcatgctctcaatcaacttctgagccaaatcctgactgatagcaacccattctttcataatcacttcttggagtttgtcagaattagtgggtttttgtttgttcacccgcctcttgaggattgaccacaagttctcaatgggattaagatctgggaagtttccaggccatggacccaaaatttcaacattctggtccccgggccacttagttatcacttttgccttatggcacggtgctccatcgtgctggaaaatgcattgttcttcaccaaactgttgttggattgttggaagaagttgctgttggagggtgttttggtaccattctttattcatggctgtgttgggcagaattgtgagtgagcccactcccttggatgagaagcaaccccacacatgaatggtgtcaggatgctttactgttggcatgacacaggactgatggtagcgctcaccttttcttctccggacaagcctttttccagatgccccaaacaatcggaaagggg
The genomic region above belongs to Carassius carassius chromosome 3, fCarCar2.1, whole genome shotgun sequence and contains:
- the atg13 gene encoding autophagy-related protein 13 isoform X1 yields the protein MDGDLSPQDKKDLDKFIKFFALKTVQIIVQARLGEKISTCSSSSPTGSDWFNLAIKDIPEVTHEAKKALAGQLPGIGRSMCVEISLKTSEGDSMELETWCLEMNEKCDKDIKVSYTVYNRLSLLLKSLLAITRVTPAYKLSRKQGHDYVILYRIYFGDVQLTGLGEGFQTVRVGIVGTPIGSITLSCAYRTNLALMSSRQFERTGPIMGIIIDHFVERPFTNMAHMHPCSYRAPGEDEGGTYAGIEDSQEVCNTSFSTSPPSQCVCTLSQAHFKTPKSTLMATLEVPLLGLGISQQLYSSRLSYQTPALGTVDLCHHTACTAAAHPHQMVVPGKEGGVPQVPAQPTHGTAAEHSRIPSCPTGQSPQPAPPTSCSSEVKTVSPSDALESNFTRKVGAFVNKPTTQVTTTSLDLPFAAFAPRACDLQENDPMVHPPPSPAPSSPLQSSLHSNSSSHSGGQPQDDFVMVDFKPAFSKDDLLPMDLGTFYREFQNPPQLASLSIDVSAQSMAEDLDSLPEKLAIYEKNIDEFDAFVDTLQ